In the genome of Planococcus donghaensis, the window GCACATCGACTCTATGGAAAATGCCAGCTATAAAACACTTTACTCGGATCAACCTGAAGGCTATATCACTCGCAATGTATTAGAAAAATACGTCGATACTACAGGTGATGTTTATGTATGTGGTCCTGTTCCTTTTATGGAAGCAATGATCAAAGAATTACGCACACTGGGCATGAAAGAAGAACAAATTCACTTTGAATTTTTTGGCCCAGCTGTCGCTCTTCAAACTGTATAAATTTTCAAGGCTATCTATTTAGACATTTTTTAAATACAAAAATCGCTCTGCAAAAAAGCAGAGCGATTTTATTTATTTTAAAAACTCTAGACGATTTCCAAACGGGTCGAAAACAAAAAAACGTTCAACGCCTTGAATACTGTCATCTTCTGTTATTTCGATATTGTTCGCTCGTAAATGTGTTTTCATTTCCTCGTAACCCGCCACGCGAAATGCCGGATGCGCTTTTTTCGCTGGTGAGAAAGGATCTTCAACTCCTACATGCAATTGCTGATTGCCAAATCCAAACCAAGCTCCTCCCTTTCCTTTTAACGCTTCGGGCTTTTCAATTGGATTCATTCCTAAAACATCCGCATAAAACGCACTTGCCACTTCCTCTTGTCCTGCAGGTGCCGCTACTTGAACGTGATCAATATGTAAAATAGAAAATGTCATAACCTCACTCCTTTTCTTCAGTTTAGCCATGCGTTTAAAAAAATTTCAACTCTCGCTTTGCAAACCTTTCCTATTTGCCGTAGCATATTTAACAAGAGGTGAACCGTAATGACATTTCCGCAACAAGCCAAATATGGATTAAGTGCTCAATCTGTAGTAGTCGACCGCCTGCCACACCATGCACTTAGTCGAGATATTCCTACCATGATAGAAGAATTGAAAATGTGGTGTGACACCGATAACGCGGGTGTCGCAGTGTCTTATTTTTTTCGACAATATGCGCTCTATATAACGGCTCAATTTAGTTTACTCCATCAACAAAATGGTTATTTTGATGTAGATTGGCGCGAATTACAATTTGACCGTGTTCATAATTACGGATTGCCCCTATTGCAAACGCATGTAAAGGCAACAACATTCAAACTTGTCCCGCCGGATAAACGATATCAAGCATTTCATGATATTCTTTATAAGCAAACTGATGAATTGGTACATGAGTTCAAAAAATACATAAAAGTTTCGTCCATCACTTGTTGGGAAAATATTTTAGGATCTGTGTTATGGTATTATGCCAGTTTAGAGCCACGAAATCCCCGACTCGTTGCAGAAGATTTAGAGTGGCTGCTACAGCACGAAAACTGGAACCCTATTAAAACCTCTTATCTAGCTAGATTGCTCGGAAATACTTCGCTACAACAAGCTGTTTCAAAACCGCTACGAAAAACTTGTTGTCTTTATAAAGAAATGCCCGCTTTTGCGACTTGCA includes:
- a CDS encoding VOC family protein, producing MTFSILHIDHVQVAAPAGQEEVASAFYADVLGMNPIEKPEALKGKGGAWFGFGNQQLHVGVEDPFSPAKKAHPAFRVAGYEEMKTHLRANNIEITEDDSIQGVERFFVFDPFGNRLEFLK